A stretch of Ptychodera flava strain L36383 unplaced genomic scaffold, AS_Pfla_20210202 Scaffold_38__1_contigs__length_1544198_pilon, whole genome shotgun sequence DNA encodes these proteins:
- the LOC139127841 gene encoding sulfotransferase 1B1-like, with protein sequence MADESKHFTWPSQFQHDGVTFFNFINPRVVKDQEIVKCREDDVFVASYPKSGTTVMIEMVSLLMNGADITANLSSPQPARVPMVEMYYKQMTRYGWFYLLLNRILTLLLNHTTPSVYSMGDAGPPQFIRRSQSHRTNTNAEAHQNPPTVQVIPETSSSEKLQVCYGDWFNHVLEWWDHKDDSNILFLKYEDLKKNPREVLRDTARFLDVRVTEEMEDVILEHCSFRKMKENKAVNFDQSRSFIRKGVIGDWRNNFTVAQNKEFEKMYQERMKGTDLDFEW encoded by the exons ATGGCGGACGAATCGAAACATTTCACTTGGCCGAGCCAGTTCCAACACGACGGGGTGACATTCTTCAACTTTATCAACCCCCGTGTTGTAAAAGACCAAGAAATAGTCAAGTGCCGTGAAGATGACGTGTTCGTGGCAAGTTACCCGAAGTCAG GTACGACCGTGATGATCGAAATGGTGTCTCTGCTAATGAACGGCGCCGACATAACGGCAAACTTATCGTCACCGCAACCGGCACGTGTCCCCATGGTCGAAATGTACTACAAACAAATGACCCG GTATGGCTGGTTCTACCTCTTGTTGAACAGAATCTTGACCCTGCTGCTGAATCATACGACGCCGTCTGTTTATTCCATGGGTGACGCCGGACCTCCTCAGTTCATTCGACGGTCTCAGTCACATAGAACGAATACCAACGCCGAGGCTCATCAAAACCCACCTACCGTACAAGTTATTCCCGAAACAAGCTCTTCGGAAAAACTGCAAG TGTGCTATGGAGACTGGTTTAATCACGTGCTAGAATGGTGGGATCACAAAGACGACAGCAACATACTGTTCCTGAAATATGAAGATCTGAAGAAG AATCCTAGAGAAGTTCTGCGGGACACAGCACGATTTCTTGATGTCAGAGTAACAGAAGAAATGGAGGACGTGATTTTGGAACACTGTTCGTTCAGGAAgatgaaagaaaacaaagcagtAAACTTTGATCAATCAAGGAGCTTTATTCGAAAGG GCGTAATTGGTGATTGGAGAAATAACTTTACTGTGGCGCAAAATAAGGAATTCGAGAAAATGTATCAAGAAAGAATGAAAGGCACAGACCTCGACTTTGAGTGGTGA